The following DNA comes from Thunnus thynnus chromosome 3, fThuThy2.1, whole genome shotgun sequence.
CTAAAAGTaggtaaaagtaaaagtgtaaCTTCTCCATTTTAATGTAGTTGTTGTAAAAGGTGATTAAACttgcacttttaaaaaataagccctccttcttcttcctcccctgAAACACAACTGGCTGCAGCTTCACTGATCTGCCTGTGTGATGTGGGCGTAACCAACACATGGTAATGCAAGAGCTGACGAGCCTCATTCAGTGAAGATCAGCAAATCAAAAGGAATAAAAGGAACAAAAGTCCATTTGGACCAGAAGATAAATTTGCTGTGTCTGTGCAGAgaaagtgaaactcagacaCTCGCTGCCACGAGGTGAGATGGAGCAGAAAGGAGTTCAGCTGGACCGAGAAACCTTCTcttgttcgatctgtctggatctactgaaggatccggtgactattccctgtggacacagctactgcatgagctgtattaaaacacactgGAATGGAGAAGATCAGAAGAAGacctacagctgccctcagtgcagacagaccttcacaccgaAGCCTGTCctgatgaaaaacaccatgttagcagatttagTGGAGGAgttgaagaagactggactccaagctgctcctgctgatcactgctatgctggacctgaagatgtggcctgtgatttctgcactgggaggaagctgaaagcctTCAAATCCTGTTTAAATTGTCTCgtctcttactgtgagaaacacctccagCTCCATTACAATGTaggtcaatttaaaaaacacaagctggtcgacccctccaagaagctccaggagaacatctgctctcgtcacgatgaggtgatgaagatgttctgccgtactgatcagcagagtatctgttatctctgctctgtggaggaacataaaggccacgacacagtctcagctgcagcagaaaggactgagaggcagagagagctcgaggtgagtcgacaaaacatccagcagagaatccaggacagagagaaagatgtgaagctgcttcaacaggaggtggaggccgtcagtcactctgctgataaagcagtggaggacagtgagaagatcttcactgagctgatctgtctcatccagaaaagaagctctgatgtgaagcagcagatcagatcccagcaggaaactgaagtgagtcgagtcaaagagcttcaggagaagctggagcaggagatcactgagctgaagaggaaagacgctgaactgaagcagctttcacacacagaggatcacatccagtttctacacaactacccctcactgtcacaactcaatgaacctacagactcatccagcatcaatatccgtcctctgagatactttgaggatgtgacagcagctgtgtcagagctcagagatcaactacaggacatcctgaaggagaaaaggacaaacatctcactgacagtgactgaagtggacgttttactgccAGAAgtagaacccaagaccagagctgagttcttaaaatataaacaagaaatcacactggatccaaacacagcataCACAtatctgttattatctgaggggaacagaaaagcaggaACAACGAGACAACAACAGTCTTATCctagtcacccagacagattcactaaTTGGTTTCAGGTCCTGAGTaaagagagtctgactggacgttgttactgggaggtgaagaggagaggaagagcagTTGGTGTggcagtcgcatacaagaatatcagaaGAGCAGGAGGCTCAAATGAATGTGGATTCGGATTCAATGACAAATCTTGGTCTTTGAGATGTGACACTAATGGTTATGAATTTTGGTTCAATAGTATCTTTGCTcccgtctcaggtcctggttcctccagagtaggagtgtacctggatcacagagcaggtattctgtccttctacagcatctcagaaaccatgactctcctacacagagtccagaccacattcactcagcctctctatgctggactttgtttttttgatcaTGGAGTCACAGCTGAGTtctgtaaactcaaatagacagaagtctAAGATTCTGTCTTGCAattcttcatttatttgtcttcatgtttctGAACTgaacagagatcagctgtcaatcaaactgcgattgttgacattttttcacttttcatttattgttcaGTTGATGTTTttagtttctttaaatgtcatttttttcctgtgtttttggcCATGGAGGCTATCAGTGCTCATGACAATATATTTAACTTTTACTGAcatttcttcagatgaaaatgtgagtgaatctgtacatgaaatcagtgaagagtcatttaacagactttactgtcCATGTGTGAACAAATTGAAGGTTTATTTcatgaataaagctgtttttctcaAGAATGAACAAATATTTTCTTCCGTCTTCATTTCAGGATCTCGTTCAaagcttctggagaaaatgtgagactaatatgagagtttatttgagtcAGTTTTCCTCCTTAAACCAGAAAGTACAGAGGTCATGTTTAGAGCAGAAGAACGTCTGTCTCTGTACTTTTAACTTTCTTCACTAAAACGGCTTTGTCACAGAGACATGAACAGAGTTTTCTATCACTTGCTTTTAACAAACTGagattttatttgtacattcaGTCAGTAAGGAGGATTCCGTACTCAGGccctgaaaaactgaaaacataataaGAATTAATTTCGTGAAATGTGGATGTGAAGACGTTTTGTTGAGTCCTGACACACATAAGACAACAGATATTGTGTCGTCTTGAACTTGAGaacttttaatgatttattgactgggacagtgtgcagttttaaacattcaagatgagaataatctaaaactctcaaagctcagtaaattgtgtTTCtacagtaccctacagtgatggaaatgcattggctttttgtacagagtttttagagtttgtttgtgtaaggactcaagaggtttatggctgtttctccattctgcccccaacatgtgatgcaataagacatatgggaaagaatcatagctgcataaatatcttggctgcgtccaaagagagacagtttctaatatgtctaaaatttgctaagttgtactttatggttttaaccgtttttttttaacatgtttcttaaagttgaaATTCTGATCCAgcgtcacaccaagatatttaaaatcagtaactatgtcaattttttcacctttaatgaaaatatcagcattaggagcTTAtaccatagttttagagaaaaacataccttttgtcttgtttacatttagactcagacatgattgatcaagccaatgtgtgatcctttccaatgcaattgtttgCTTAGCaacagctaactcagctgttgcATGTGTAtacacaacggtgtcatctgcatacatttgtagctctgcatcatgacactgttgagggagatcattaatatataggctaaataataggggacctaacactgaacCTTGGGGAACCCctattgtgcacttcatgttactggacagggtgccaccaactttaacacattgtatcctattggATAAATATGAAggcatccatgccagtgctctagatgagaagttaaatttggagagtttcgatattaaaacatcatgattgactgtattgaatgctttacgcagatctaaaaatacagtatcAACTACTCcccctttgtcaagtcttgatttaatttgctctattaagtgcaaggtagcagttttggtgaaatgatttgctctaaagccaaaatgcatacaatgtagaccaaaattgcttgtattaagaaatgttgtcagttgtttaacggcaactttctcagcaacctttgagagtactggcagtatacttattggtctgtagttactggcttcaaggcggtctccagatttaaaaataggcatgacaatggcacatttccagtcatcaggaaaggagttGTGTTTAAAAGAGAAGTTAATTgaatgagcaatagggggagttaaaatatctttttaaggtttttaaggagctgatgattttatttacttgttacTCGTTAGTTTCTACCAGGTTGAAAACCTGGCCTGTAGCATttataggaacaatatccagtttattttttgtaattttttccctaactcatatacagactcaagaataaaatattaaagacagaagcaacagtaaaatgatctTCAATTgactttccctgtactttgagatcaaaatctcctaaaaattttgggcccctccttgtgagattatcgatgtttttccagatcaatttactgttgccttttgcctcaaTCAAAATATTGggataaaaatgagatttagcttctcttagctcttggataactttgttccttaaacctttataaatcagcatgtcagtgtcttttCTAGTTTCAATTGCCTttcttagtgcagcatctctagatttcattagtttccacaaagtTCCATTAAACCACAGtaaattgtttatatttttagattttatctgtatcctcacattaaatctttccctcacagagttgattctcTGAGTAAAAGtatccagatcatcagaggacagttcaagctgttcatttcattaataaattcttcttgcttagctctgggtatgcattgaaggatcattgtcttagttgccgtggtcttaaatctacttttagtcagtATTCTCgcacatagggttaggttatgatctgataagccagtgattaaattataacttttagttattcagttactttctggtttgttagtaaatatcagatcaatttgtgtactggagcattttgcaatcctagttgggccttttactagttgttctagttggaatttctctgtgatcatttttagttttttcctcttagttttatcctcccagttcacattaaaatcaaccataagtaataattctttgttgagattgcactctttcacgacttctgtgagttgatcatagaagGTGTCATCTGCTGAAAGGGGGCCTATAAacacctatgatgttaaaagacatttgctgggataacattatttgtatcccaacatattctaacgtGTTACTTGCATTATAAACCACATGAAGATGAAACTTCAGAATGAGGCTGTCatgttgtttcagtgtttatctCTGTCACCTCACAGTCAGACACTTCTGGGTTGTTAAATTTTAATCCAGACTGACTAATTTTGCCTGGGATATAATCTCTCAATCTACAACACTGCCTGCTGTGATGAagacattttgttatttatctTTAAGAAGAAGATGTGAAAGTCATCCTGCAGAGCTGATTTTACTTGtcaaaacactttgaatttaAAGATCATGTCGATTAAATAcgttttaaaagaagaaaaaaaacaatgaggaaagaaagaggggaggggTTGCTGCTGAGTTTGGCGCCTTCAGCTAAATTCGCGCCTACTGTCTTCAACTACGTCCGCAGTGTAGATTGTTCTGCGCATGCCCCGTCTCGCTTACAAGAAATCAACCAATCCTGTGCGAGCAACGACGCAGTAAAGTTTGCATTAGATGGATATTTAACGGCCGTTTGGAGTTGTTAATGATATTCGTTTGAGGAAATTCAACGACGAAATCATGCCTGATCCAGTCAAAGCACCGAAGAAAGGCTCCAAGAAGGCCGTGTCTAAAGCCACCAAGACCggcaagaagaagaggaagaccAGGAAGGAGAGCTACGCCATCTACGTGTACAAGGTGCTGAAGCAGGTCCACCCCGACACCGGTATCTCCTCCAAGGCCATGGGCATCATGAACTCCTTCGTGGGAGACATCTTTGAGCGCATCGCCGGTGAGGCTTCCCGCCTTGCTCACTACAACAAGCGCTCCACCATCACCTCCAGGGAGATCCAGACCGCCGTCCGCCTGCTGCTGCCCGGTGAGCTGGCCAAACACGCCGTGTCTGAGGGCACCAAGGCTGTCACCAAGTACACCAGCTCCAAGTAAACCTGCTCCTAGTCCCAACAAGTCAAAGGTCCTTTTCAGGACCACCCACACCTTCACCTGAGAGCTTTATTCCTGTCACACTGATGCCTCACTAtttctgtcttgtctttgtTGTAACAAATGTGTAAACTGTAAATTCTACATgaacaattttattttaatgtatagTGTTAGTTGCAAGAAGGAAGTATAAATACCAatttaatgtcattttcagattgataaaataatacatatgtACATAAAGATGTTTCTATTTGTCTCACTCTCTCAACATTTTATTAGTTCCATGTTCATATGTGATAAACTTATGTATATATTGATGTTTGTATTTAaatcaagtgtttgtgtgaatgtttgaGTCTTTTGAAGTGAAGCAGGTTTGTTCATTTAGAGCAGTTCTTTATATTTTAGGTAGTTGTATTACTGGAACATGTGTAGGACATGAACAAAGTTAATGCTATTGTTTAAGATGGAtgtgttcttttatttatatacacacacacacactattctTTACTATACAAAGAAAGCTCAACACCTTGATTTGACCTTTCCACTGACTCTAAAATCTGATTTACAACATGTCAACTTTGACTCTGAACACTTTCTATGTCCAAAAACCAGCTGCTCATTTGTTTTGAAGTATTGGTCTTTAGAccaaatgtcattttatgtaTCTGTACCAACAAGCATCTTCACACATACCATTAATAGTTTGACTTTAGTATAATCAACATTTATGGAAAACAATTTTAAACCAGTTTGATTCATAGAGGTAAAGGCTCTCAGAGTGAGTGTTTGGTCCTTAAAAGGACCTTTGGTTTGTTGTAATTGTGGATGAATTTAACCTCCGAAGCCGTACAGAGTGCGTCCCTGCCTCTTGAGAGCATAAACCACATCCATGGCGGTCACGGTCTTTCTCTTGGCGTGCTCGGTGTAGGTGACGGCATCACGGATGACATTCTCCAGGAAGACCTTCAGCACTCCGCGGGTCTCCTCGTAGATCAGACCGGAGATACGCTTGACTCCACCACGGCGAGCCAGACGGCGGATGGCGGGTTTGGTGATTCCCTGGATGTTATCACGGAGGACTTTACGGTGACGCTTGGCGCCTCCTTTACCGAGTccctttcctccttttcctcttccgCTCATTTTCACTGGTCGAGTATTTTCGTCTCAAGTGTTTCATCTGTTTGAGACCCAGCTATTTATGTCCGATCTGAGGACGTGATTGAAGACAGTGGCGGGCTGCAGCTTCTTCTTTGGATTTGATGACTGTTGATATTGAACTTTCTGGCGCATTAGCGCCTCCAACTGAGCATGAATCAGAAACTCCTTCTCAATAAATCATCAGAATCATAAACTGGTTTATTGTCGAGTAGGTTTGAacatataaagataaaacatcttctaagtgaaaacagctgttactagtttaaagtttaaactacaaaatgtgtgcaaatgttcatgttaatgtaAACAGTAGTGTGCAATGTAGTGCGCCATGTTAGATGTGATGGGTAAAAAAATCTCTATTTGGAAATATAAGATTATGAGATTGTAGGTTAATATAAGGTGTGATGTCTATGGAGGGGATAGAGGGTCTGTGGGGTCTGTTGGGGTCTGTGGGGGTCTCGGGCCTTGTTGATGAGGCAGCTGCAGTCGGGACGAATAAAAACCACCTAATTGACTGTGAGATGCAGTCAGTCTGTAATGTGCCACAGCTAAAGCTctgaatatttttgtaaatgagagatgtcagtttttgatttttgataaatttgcaaaaatttcTAAAACACGTTTTCATCAGTTGTTCTGCATCAGTTAAGTGTCTCTGCAACTCAAAACCTCCACAACACACTTTCTGTCATTTGTTAgatatgataaaaataatcCTGCTGCATGTTAAACAAAGTCTAACAACAGAAGATCTTTTCACACACAGGATGAGAAGGTTTTTATTAAGGACATTCTCAGATAATCTCAGATTATTTCCCTCTACACTGTGAACTTGATTTGGAACATCTGAAGcattgtttctgttgctgtAGCACATTGGAGGTTTGTAAATGCAAAAACACTCATGATGCGTACTGTACCGTAGTTAGTGATAAAAGTTTACAGTCTTTAAACacctttaaatgcaaataatctTGAATCCATAACTATGACCATACAACTTcatgtgtctctgcagctgtttttgAAAAGCAAACTCAGAATATTGACCTCAGTGTGAAATGAAGTTTAAACCTCAACAAATATATCAGATGGAAAACTTAATTTATAAAATCAGGGGGAACTTGGatcatttttttccaaatagcTTCAAGTGGTCAAATTACTATaatattgtaaacaaacaatgaattgaaGCTACTGGATTGTAGTTTGAACATTTTAGGGCTGTCAGTCACCTAGAGGAGCACTACATGTACCTCACGTTGAGTAAGgagtagttttgtttgttttgttttgtttttttttttaaaaaggaaggaAATTTTGATGAGAGTAAACTATGGATTTATAGACTATTGCAGGCAGACTAGATTATAttcaaaatatgaatgtttttggCAACATAACCAACAACCATCATTATAATTTGAACGCAGTTATCATATATTGTGACACTGAACATCAATATTATGGATACATTATGAacataatttgtgttttaacGAGTGTATCAGAGTCATGAGGATGTTTGCTCTTTATGAGGAGTGTttggctcttaaaagagccttTGGTTGGTTTCCAGCAGTCAGCAGATCTCCAGGTTTACTTCTTGGCGGGCTTCTCGGTCTTCTTGGGCAGCAGCACAGCCTGGATGTTGGGCAACACGCCGCCCTGAGCGATGGTCACTCCGCCCAGCAGCTTGTTGAGCTCCTCGTCGTTGCGGACAGCCAGCTGCAGGTGACGGGGGATGATCCTGGTCTTCTTGTTGTCGCGGGCAGCGTTTCCAGCCAGCTCCAGGATCTCAGCGGTCAGGTACTCCAGCACAGCCGCCATGTAGACGGGGGCTCCGGCACCGACACGCTGCGCATAGTTGCCTTTGCGCAGATGTCTGTGAACACGACCGACTGGGAACTGGAGCCCGGCCCGAGAGGAGCGGGTCTTTGCCTTGGCGCGGGCTTTGCCTCCGGTTTTGCCTCTTCCGCTCATTTTTAGGTTATTTTCTAGAGTCTGGACTCGAAGAAAGTGTGGAGCAAACACAGCAAGTCCCCCTTTATATCTCCGCGAGCAGGCAGGAGGGCTGATGTCTCCACCCACCAGAAAAGAGGCTCCAGCAGAGGGAGGCCCGCTCTTATTTTGGCGGACTTT
Coding sequences within:
- the LOC137180608 gene encoding tripartite motif-containing protein 16-like, which codes for MEQKGVQLDRETFSCSICLDLLKDPVTIPCGHSYCMSCIKTHWNGEDQKKTYSCPQCRQTFTPKPVLMKNTMLADLVEELKKTGLQAAPADHCYAGPEDVACDFCTGRKLKAFKSCLNCLVSYCEKHLQLHYNVGQFKKHKLVDPSKKLQENICSRHDEVMKMFCRTDQQSICYLCSVEEHKGHDTVSAAAERTERQRELEVSRQNIQQRIQDREKDVKLLQQEVEAVSHSADKAVEDSEKIFTELICLIQKRSSDVKQQIRSQQETEVSRVKELQEKLEQEITELKRKDAELKQLSHTEDHIQFLHNYPSLSQLNEPTDSSSINIRPLRYFEDVTAAVSELRDQLQDILKEKRTNISLTVTEVDVLLPEVEPKTRAEFLKYKQEITLDPNTAYTYLLLSEGNRKAGTTRQQQSYPSHPDRFTNWFQVLSKESLTGRCYWEVKRRGRAVGVAVAYKNIRRAGGSNECGFGFNDKSWSLRCDTNGYEFWFNSIFAPVSGPGSSRVGVYLDHRAGILSFYSISETMTLLHRVQTTFTQPLYAGLCFFDHGVTAEFCKLK
- the LOC137180252 gene encoding histone H2B 3-like — protein: MPDPVKAPKKGSKKAVSKATKTGKKKRKTRKESYAIYVYKVLKQVHPDTGISSKAMGIMNSFVGDIFERIAGEASRLAHYNKRSTITSREIQTAVRLLLPGELAKHAVSEGTKAVTKYTSSK
- the LOC137180254 gene encoding histone H4, coding for MSGRGKGGKGLGKGGAKRHRKVLRDNIQGITKPAIRRLARRGGVKRISGLIYEETRGVLKVFLENVIRDAVTYTEHAKRKTVTAMDVVYALKRQGRTLYGFGG
- the LOC137180255 gene encoding histone H2AX-like; amino-acid sequence: MSGRGKTGGKARAKAKTRSSRAGLQFPVGRVHRHLRKGNYAERVGAGAPVYLAAVLEYLTAEILELAGNAARDNKKTRIIPRHLQLAVRNDEELNKLLGGVTIAQGGVLPNIQAVLLPKKTEKPAKNKVENNLKMSGRGKTGGKARAKAKTRSSRAGLQFPVGRVHRHLRKGNYAQRVGAGAPVYMAAVLEYLTAEILELAGNAARDNKKTRIIPRHLQLAVRNDEELNKLLGGVTIAQGGVLPNIQAVLLPKKTEKPAKK